The sequence below is a genomic window from Lolium perenne isolate Kyuss_39 chromosome 4, Kyuss_2.0, whole genome shotgun sequence.
TCACTACGGGAAAACAAGACTTTGCCGTGCAACTATTTGCACGGTAAAGGCTTTGCCGAGGTCGCTTCTTTGTCGTGTGTCAAAcatgttttatctaaaaaaaagacCCCAAACTGGCTTGTTTGGGATTCAAACCTAGAACGCAGAGTCGGAAAAGCGTGCAATCTTGCCACTAGGCTAAGTGTTCATTTGTTGATAACCATACCACGCCACGCTTTTTGAGCTGAGAACAAATCCAGTTTttacatctttgccgtgcgcttacacTAAGCAAagccttctttgccgtgcgtttgttaaaaacactaggcaaaggcgTATACGCCGATGCCTTTTGTGCTTTGCCGTGTTCGGCGGCTTTGGCGTGCGCCTTGATACACATTCTTTGCCATGCCGCCATTCTTTGCCATGCAGTTTCGTGTCATCGCACGGCAAatacttctttgccgtgcgcaggcgCATGGCAACGACGCGCAGCATGGCAATGCTTTTTTCCGTAGTGTTTCTGGATAAAATTCATTTTAGACAGTGCAGTACATCCAATTTAAGAACGTCTGCACTCCATGATGCTGCACAATAAGCATTCCTGTGATGATATAAAGGTAAACATTACAGAGAGTGACAGTACCAGTCCTTTTTCTCAGTGATCGATACAACGAAACCAATCTCATAACGGGGTTTGTATACAGACTTGCCAACCGAAGCTTAGTATCCATCGTCCTTCAGCATGTAGGAGATCTGATACAGGAGTGCCTCTGCATTCTTTGCCTTCATTTGGTGTGGAGCTGTCCAATCCTGGTACTTGTGTAAGCTGCCGGTGAAATCGGTGAACAGACCGTCAACACCGATCTTGGTGAGCCAGTACTCATATTCAGCATAAGGGTCTTGGTGGAAGTTGAAGTGCAAGAATGAGTTCTCGTTTCTGAATGTGTATGGATGGACCTGCAATGCATCATGCTTTAGCATGGTATGCAATTTAAGACCAATCAGTTGGCATCTCAGAAAACTCACCTGAAGATTCAGAGCATGCGCTCGTGCCACAAGATCAGTCGGTGGCCCTAAATAGTTATTTTCTGGGGGAACAACTGTATCCTTCCATGGCCCAATCCCAGTTACATACTTCCTTATGAATTTGAGATAATCATCCGAAGTAATATCATAGTAGGACTGCACGTTTTGGCAAAATTTTGTTTGAAAACTAGGTTTTTCCGTAGAAAAGAATAACGCCACTGCTTGCTGGTGATTTTTATTACCTGGTTGGTATCTTGAGTCCGAACCGTGGTGTCATCGATGAGAAGCAGTTTTGGGGACTTTGTCATGTTTGAGATGTAAATGAGTGAAGTTGGAGCATAACATTGGATGAATAGTGGCTGCTTGAGCCAATCTTCAGACATGTATCCGCCTTTGTAGCCATACTTCATAAGTGTCTCCACAAACTTATCCTCAAACTTTTTGCCACCTGACCACTTCACCTACATGATTATCCAATATAGTCATATAGTGAAGTTTCAAGAAGAATTTTCTCTACGTTAAAGCTCGTTCCTTCTTTATGTAAACAAGCTGTTCTCATGAGTTCGTGAGGTCGAAGTCGCCTACATGCTCGTTAATGAAAATAGGATTCTTCATCTCTGGGTATATCCCAACAACCCTGTCAGCATATAGTGCAATCATGATGAACTCATCAAATGTAATGATCTTGTACTTCCCTGCAGTACAGAAGGAGAAATATTATTAACCAGTGCAAAGGAAAAGAGATAGGGTTCTTTTCTTAAGTAAaatggaaaatatggttgtgtgtTCCCTAAGAAAATAGGGTAAGACGGAAGAAATCCAATTGGCATACTGGTAACATTAACAGGGTTTTATTAAACATGAGCAGTGTATATAAGGCAGTAGCACACAAAAACTAAGAAAGCAATAATTAGAGAAAACGAACCATACAATTGTACTGCTGATCCCTGAATATGTAGCGTTGCTTCACCCTCAGAGATTTCAGTTCACTTAGAGTAAAATCCACTATAAGCAAACAAAACTCCAAATGTCAAAACTAGATTCACAGCCACAGAAATAGCAGCAGAATTTCTGTCCAAAAAAATAACAACAGGAAAACTGGACAATGTGGTCAGAGTTTCGCATACCAACAAACCATCCAGTTACATTTTCTCTCTCGACTTCATAGGTTCTCCTCCTGCCAGCAAACTCCGCACGGTCAGCGATGTCAGTCGTTGCATCGAGGGTTACATCATGAAAGCATATGAGATGCCCGTCCTTTGACGCAAGTATATCAGTCTCAATGAAGTCTGCACCTTCCTCAATCGCCCTCTGCAACAACCAATGCGTACATTCAGGCTTACATTAAGATATTGGATTTCAGTCCTCAGATAATCTCTATCAGTATGCTAATCATAATCTGAACATGATCTCCAAAGATATCGTTTTAGCATAAAACTCATTTTACTATGGTTGGGCATGTGACTGTGGTATCATATTATATTGAGAACTAATAGGGTCAATACTTAATAGTAGTACAGATGAGTTTCATGGTTCGCTTAAAAACATATATATGACTCTCATTCTTTTGCAGATACGAACAATAACAGCTTTATATAGAAAAATAGCAGAGCGACATTTTAGATGCCGGTAGTTGGGGACTGCATTGTTAGTTACTGAATAAGCTGCCGCGGTCTCTTCGGGTATTTCGCCATTGGAACCCCTGTGGGCAATGTTGTAAGGTCTGAATGTCTGTATTAGTGGCTTCTTGTGGTTTACATCCAGCTGACTCTGGTGAGGAGCAACTGGATTGCCATCGGATCCTCCAAGGAGTACAAGGACAATGAAAGGGACATGCCCTGTCATTGAAGGTGACATTCAATCAACCAGCATCTTCAAAATAATTAACTATTCGAGGCAGGTGAACTATATGACGAGTTTCTGATCCAGTTAAACAGAAAGACAAAATGTGTATTCACGGTCTAGCAAAAACAACAAAGAAGTTGAATAATGCATCAGTACTTGGGGAAAACATATGCATTATCGAATTCACATACAAGTATAGTAGAGGATCAGATAAATCTGATTTAATACTGAGCACTGTCATAAGAATACACTCACACAAAATTATTTTTTCCCAGAGCAGTGATAATGGTTaattatctaaaaaaaaaaacgACATGTGAGAAGTGAGAAAGGAGCCACAGAACCTCGAAAAAAGAAAGAACGGAGCTACAGAGAAGTTTTGAGAGAGCGAGCGAGAGAGACAGATGCTGGGTATACAGAGCAAATAAAATGGGATGTACAAAACAGTACAAGACCGAAAGAGAGGTACTGTAACTGTTTGTACTCACAGAGCCAAGCCATGGCGCTTCCGCTTGCCCTCCCACCTGCTGCATGCCCTCAGTTGTTTCCTCGGCGATGAGCTTTTAAATAGCGCATGGCTGGCTGCCCTGCCTCGGAAGATTCCTCGGAGGCCTTTTTTATTGCTATTTGCAACGCTATTTCTACCTAGAATTCTCCTATATCATTTATCTAATACTCCAGCTCGTCTTCCAGGCTGTGTTAGTTTGatatctttttcttttatttcggCAACACAGCTTGATTTATTTCTTTTAATCAGAAAGGGAAGCAAGTGTAGGAGAATAAAGTTGACGGGATTAAACACAAGTCATCTTCCTCTTGGCATCAACGAGGTCTCTATGCAAATGCAGGTTGCTGCCAGTTGTGCAACAAGCTGTCAGTTTTAGTACAATATTTTCATCGGTCAATGAACAACACTGAATAAATCTCCGTGCGTATAATAGGACCACGCTCGCACTGATTGAAATGCTGAATATATGAGGATAGTATACTAGTACTGCCTGATGGAGACTGTACCCTTGAAAGTGGGGAAAGCATCAAATGATCCCAAGCTACACATGATAACATGATACAACTTCTTAAAATTCGAAATTACaagttaaaaaaaaatcaaataaatATTCTTAGTGTTCAAAAGATGTATGTTTACAATCCCTAAAATTTTCAGAACCAAATTCGCAATGGACAGAGAGCAACGAAAAAGACAAATCCAACATGAATAGTGTCCCCAAAAAGACAAAAGCACAAATGACACTATTCACAATCAATCTCTCTTTTTTTGTTTCTCTGTGTGTATTTCGAATTTTGTTTAGAAAATTTTCGGGACTGTAAACACAAATATTGTAAACACTCGGAAtttcttaaaaaaaataaaaaccttataattttgaattttgaggGTGGTATCATGTATAGCTTGAGATCATGTGATATTTTCCCAAAAAAGAGTACTTCTGAGTTTATTGCACGGTAGTTGAAGTGATATTACAACATGGCAACTGCTGGAATTATGATCGCAGACCCTCCACCTGTTTTTGAGGCTTCCCCTCCAGTCATCTTTCAGAATTAGCTTACTTCAGAAAAGAATTGTATGAAGTTTTGAAATTGCCTTTTTGGATTTTCGACAAATCCCTGGAGCCTGAGCTCGCAATTGATTGGTATCAGAACTCCTATACTGGATTGCTTGACTTCTACTTTTGCAT
It includes:
- the LOC127293881 gene encoding glycerophosphodiester phosphodiesterase GDPD6-like; this translates as MAWLWHVPFIVLVLLGGSDGNPVAPHQSQLDVNHKKPLIQTFRPYNIAHRGSNGEIPEETAAAYSRAIEEGADFIETDILASKDGHLICFHDVTLDATTDIADRAEFAGRRRTYEVERENVTGWFVVDFTLSELKSLRVKQRYIFRDQQYNWKYKIITFDEFIMIALYADRVVGIYPEMKNPIFINEHVKWSGGKKFEDKFVETLMKYGYKGGYMSEDWLKQPLFIQCYAPTSLIYISNMTKSPKLLLIDDTTVRTQDTNQSYYDITSDDYLKFIRKYVTGIGPWKDTVVPPENNYLGPPTDLVARAHALNLQVHPYTFRNENSFLHFNFHQDPYAEYEYWLTKIGVDGLFTDFTGSLHKYQDWTAPHQMKAKNAEALLYQISYMLKDDGY